One window from the genome of Candidatus Methylomirabilis lanthanidiphila encodes:
- a CDS encoding molybdenum-pterin-binding protein produces MKMSARNQLAGVIKKVKGGTVMTEVVMQVGDQELVAAITSGSAKRMKLKAGDQVFAIIKATEVMIAKE; encoded by the coding sequence ATGAAGATGAGTGCGCGGAATCAGTTAGCCGGGGTGATCAAGAAGGTCAAGGGCGGAACCGTGATGACCGAGGTGGTGATGCAGGTGGGGGATCAGGAACTGGTGGCGGCTATTACCAGCGGCTCAGCCAAGCGGATGAAACTGAAGGCCGGCGATCAGGTCTTTGCCATTATCAAGGCCACTGAAGTGATGATCGCTAAAGAGT